In the genome of Candida albicans SC5314 chromosome 6, complete sequence, the window tttcacaaataaacaaagatGTACAAGAATTAGATATTCCAAGTATATATCAACTttccacaacaacaacaacagccaATACCATTCCTAAAACATCACCATATATCACACGATTCAAATTACtccaaatcaaaaactcATTAACTAATTTAAATGACCAATTTCATGCAAATTTCACCAGcagtaataataaacattATCATAATGTAAAACAAACACTAGATAAACTATacattaatgaaattgatgaaaaattatatattgttgataaattaatcaCTCAATATGATGATGCCAATTCACCAACCACATTAAATGGTGAtgatcaacaacagcaaaatcaacaagGAGAACAAAATCTACAACGTGGTAATAGTGGAGTTATTactaatgatgaagaattatcaTCTTTACGTCAAcgtttattatcatcatctaaaTTACATCAAATTAATCAAGACAACACGAGCGAAAGTGATTCTaccaaattgaatgaatatCATGAATCAATTCAAGATGATATAGTTAATGAATTGAGTGAATTAACATCGACATTAAAATCTAAAGCTATTGAATTTAGtaacaaattattgaatcaagATTCTGATATATTACAACAAACTcatgataatttatcaattaatcgAACAATGTTTGATactttaaataaaaatttaaatgattattTACTTAATAAAACTGGTTGGAGTATAAGTATTTGgacattattgaaatttgcCGTGGCTTTGATTGTtatatttgttgttatgttgttatttataattattgttCCTAGAATTCGATAAGCTTTAACAAATTTGAGgttgttttatttattattatagtAAAATGATatgtaaataaatatatacaatgataataagaagtaaatatataaatataaatatatgtatatatgtatatctCTAATGGATAAAAAGTtgatatataaaaaaataacagaacaaaaagaaaaagaataaaaacaacaagaatgTATAATAATGGGAAAATggataatgaaattttatgacaataatgatgaaagCAAAAGAAATCCATACTAATAAAAGTTATGGATTGACCCAAGGGGGGGGACCCATTTGAagtaaaattaaatatggATTAAATTaagtaaacaaaaaaaaaacaacaatacgACAATAAAAATTGGATTCCAAAAATGATAGATGAAAAGAaggaataataatatatgaTGATTTCGAAcgataaatataaaaaaaatagtaatGATAGCAGTCATGATAATATGAATAAAAACATGAAGTAATGATATTATATGTGTGTAAACGAATAAAGAAACAACTCAATGCAATAATGGGACTTATTAAAATGGCGTAGACTCCTTATAGAATTCTCCATCTTCAATAATTCCTAATgctccaccaccaatagGTAAAGCTTCAGATTTTATATCGGTCGTTGATGAAGGTGATGCCAGTGAGATTTCTGCTTGTGGGGTCAGTAAagattgattattattatcctCGTCATGATCATTAGCAAATGCTGGTGGTACACCAGCAGAAGATTGGTTTTGTGCTGGTGAAggagatgaagatgataatgaagttGACAAAggtaattgattttggaaTTGACGAGGTAAATTACCACATCTATCTTTaccaaaattgattttcaaatttttgtaatcttcaaatgatttaattccATCAATTGCCTTAATAGCATTAGcaatattaatgaaattaatgaatgcacaatttttctcttctaaataattgatttgttcaATATCTCCAAATTTAGTGAAATCTTCTCTTAATTTAGCTGGGTtgaaatattcaaaatcaacaatattaccaatataaatatttcttgAAGCTCCATTGGATACTGCCAACGATAAGGCATTGGATAATGGACCAGAATGTTTACCCCAACCAACTTTAATACGACGATTATGAATTGTTAATCCATGTAATTGACACATGGCGAAAAATTGGGCAGCAGCGATTGGATCAATAAATGTAATAAAACAAACGTGACGTTCCTTTAAAAATCGAACACTTTGTAATAATCCACCGCGAACAACATTacaaatttcttcaattgaagaatctTGATGTAAATTACCCAAATAAACCGTACGATTCCCCAAATTATTAGCTCCACCTGCTTGAGTAGCAATCTGTGCAGCAGCAGCTGATTGCTGTACTAATGCCAGAGAAATAAATTCTCGATCAGCAGCAGTAACAATATGTTCCATACCAGGAGCCAATCCTAAATATTGAGCAGCATTATGTTGTTGAGTTTTAGTGATAAATGCACAACGATCTTTACCATAATACACTTTAGGATATTTTTCTgattgtaaattattaacACAACGAATAGCCGAGGCAATACTaagaaaatgaacaaaTGCAATACCCTTTTCTGGAATAGTTTTAATACATTCAATTGGACCATAAATActcaaatcattaataatttcttcttcagatATATCCAGCGGAGATAAATTACCCAAATAAACATTTCTCGTGGCTCCATCATTAGTAACTGCTTGTAAAACTCCTGGTTGAATAGTGGTATTTTTCCCCCATCCAACACGAATATTATAACCTTTGATGttgatctttttcaaaataaactCACTATGCATCAATAAGGCAGCATTAGTATCCAAAAAACtgataaaacaacaatttttccCAGGAATAATTCgaacattttcaattattccTGAACGAACATAATCAAGTAATTCATGAGGTTCAAGATCATTAGGTAAATTACCAAGATAAACTGTCCTTGAGTTACCAGCTTCTTGTCCAGGAGCACCAACCATACCAGGTAATCcttgctgttgttggtgctgttgctgttggtgctgctgttgttgcagTTGATCATGTTGTGGGATCATTCCTACTCCAAAATCTGGCTGTTGAAATTCTGATTGATGGAATGGCTGTggttgctgctgttgttgttgaaaaagcTGTTGTTCATATTGTGGATAGCCACCAACGCCCCCATTActaaaatcattaaattgAGACGGTGGTACAAAATTCATCCCATCAAACCCTTCACTAccctgttgttgttgttgctgctgaaAAAGGTGTTCTGGTGCAAATTGACTATATTGAGGAATTTGTCCTGCCATTGGTATTTGCAGCTGTTGTGGCATGGGCTGAgagttttgttgttgatacatttgatattgattatgaTCCATCATCATATCCTCATTAGGATCAGGCTGTTGCGACGGGTAAAAAGACATTTCAAGTGGTCAAGGTTCCAAaaattttctcttctttttcttgtcttgAGAAATGACACTTtcctctttctttcttttatttatagGTTATTGATCTTGGATATAAGTTACCACTTTTGTTatatcttttttattttttttatttttctattCTTGTAGTTAATATTGAGTTTCTGTAAATGGAAATCTATAATTGAATGAGTGGTGATGGgttataataattgaagaatgggtgaaaaaaaaaaaaatgaatagaAGAAGtgatgttgatttgaaaaaaaaaaatattttctctctctctttcagttcttcatcttcttcatcttccatctttctttcttccaTCTTATTAACCAACTCTCTCACtaattataaaatttttttctgtctcttttttttttttaatgtATGATTAAGCCCAAAGAACgatcttctttttttcattaatcaaAGAGATAAAAATAGTAACTTACTTTATTAGGTACAGGTACAAGTTGTAAATTTACGATGAACatctactactaccacctACCTATTAACTGATACaccaaaaatatttttagtttaaGGGTTAGTGTTTTCTATATCCCTCTACAGATCCCTAAAAATGTCGCAGCTTGATCTTATAAATACGacatctttttttatttagaCATAGGAAAAACTATTTTGAATGCGGAATAAGGAACACGGAAAGCGGGCGACAAGATGAGATGTCCCAAACTATAAAAGGGGGGACACGGAAACATTGATCGGcagtaaaaataaataaactgACTAGCATATTGAAAGATATGCTCCCTTAAATATACTCACATAGTATAAGATAAACCTAATCTCTTACACCGATATATCttctattattataaatttgacTTTTTTTCCCCatagaaaagaagaatcatTTAAACTTATACTTTAGATCCAATTATGCATTTGCCACACACTCGCTCACCTCTTTGTTTTCAGGACATTTTTCGTACACATAATAAAAAAGGGTAAAAAGTTAAACTAACTTCACCCAATTCAACACAATGGACAATATGAGGAAATAGAAACCACATCCTAAAATTATAAGGATTACTATTGGTCAAAAAAGCGAAAATTGGAATGTATAGACAGTCGTGTAGTGAATAATACGTTGTATTTGACACTATCACACGACAGAGAATCAGTTCAAAGAATTCATTACACTTGTTAATGAATCGCACACAAAGAAGAGAAGTATATTTAGTAAAGAAAGTGTTGGAATTAGTTGAAAGGATCTAAGTGTGAGTGTGTGAGtgaaacaaataattgGTTTACACACGCTCGAATACGTTGAATACTATTTAAGTAGAGAAAACCTAGAAAATTAGTTGAAATGAACCTCATGCAAGCTTAGACTGAGATCCAGGAATATACAAATTCATACAATCCACATACATTTACACTCGAACGAAATAGAGATTACCCGAAGGCTTACACTCAGTCACTGTGTTCATTATTACACATACAACCAATAGAGTTTATTTACATTTATTAGCCAACCACCAGAAACTGCGTGAGTATTCACATTGCACGTGAACCAGTACCGTACATATCATAGtcatttaaattaaatagCGCTATATTTTGACAGATTGcttgtttttttgatgGTTTCCATTTCAAGAGTTTTTGCAGCAAAATGTAATtcggaaaaaaaaactaaaaagaaactcgaatgataattcaataatcaataCTAATTGATGGAGCATATTAATGCTGTATTACCTGACTTTTAGCAATACTGTAGCTATaaacaacaccaaaaacATTATAGAGGAGAGAACTATTATTTTAGATTTGTTTAcctttaatttttattccTTGTTCCTTTTATTGAAACTGATTTAAATATAGCTTTTCCATTGTTTGAAGTACCCCCATGATGTTACATTTCGGTGATTTTTCTATAACCAGTACAGCTTAGATGCACTTCTTCAATTAAGTAATTTATATGAAAACGTTCATTAGCAATTCAAACAGAGGGATATTTCCagaattttaaaaaagtaTACTGCAATTATCACTACATTAAAGTTCACTCACAATTTTAGGCATATATAAtgcatatatatattcataCTAATAGATattcaatcaaaaattgtcgattctaaaaaaaaccccaatagagacaaaaaaatacagCACTTCCTTTGATTCATAAATGGcttcaaaatataaataaccAATTTTAAAGGAAGGCAGCAAATCGATAATTAATCTAAAACCAAAGTTTTCTAATTAATAGCAACAATGTTAGACTCGGAAGTGTATTTAACTTGAGCCATGGAGATTTTCTTATCGTCCAAATCGTAAACAATGTAAGCTGATCTCATGAAGTTGTCACCAAGAATATTATCTTCACTTTCACGAACACGAATTTCACATTTTGGATAAGGTTTACCATTAGTGTAATACAATTGGTAAAGGAATTCCGAAGCAGGAACGGAGATCTTGAGGTTTTTATCGAATTGGAAATCAACGGTACCTGAAGTTTTACAATCAGCAACATAAGCTTTATTACCAGCAGAATCAAAATGCACTTGACCACCTAAGGCATAGATAATGCTACGAGCAATACTTGGAGTGAAATAACTGATAGTAGTACCAGAATCTAAGAGGACACCAGCGTTGACATTAACATTTCGTCCCATAACATTGACAGATCTTAAACCGACACTTAATGTTCTGTCAGAAGTAATTGGTAATTCAACTAAAGAGCCACTGTACTTGGCCTTGTCAATACcaccaaaaataatttgCCCAGAAGAAGCTTCAGGAGAGTTAAGGAAGAGGGAATAAGCATTTTTAGCAATAATGCcttgttttttcaaactaATAGGAAGATTGTCGTAAGGAGTTCTGGTAGCTTCGTTGGCTTGGAAACCAATACCTAAAATACCTTTATGAGCACTAGTAGACCAAACGTTagcaaataattgatttttaaCAGAAGCACCACCAATACCAACGGTATCTTGATACAAGTTACCTTTTGCGTAAGAACCATCAGcatatttaatttcaaaacgggtattcaaatttttggaAGTGCTAGAAGCAGCTGGAGAATAAGAACCGTTATTCTTACAGAAGTCACCTCTGTCACCACGCCATTTTGGAATACAAATGGCTTTTGAGTCTGGAATCCACAAATCAGAAGACCCAGTGTCAACAATAACGCTAAGCTTTTGGTTATTGGAACCAACAGTAATATCAGCAGAATAagtaataatttcattgtCCAATTTAACTGCAACAGGTCCTCTTTTGTCCACACCATCATTTCTACCAGTATCATCGACGGGAATTTTTGTGGGATCAAGATCTAAAAATAAAGGTGATCTTTTAGATTCGACAGTTGGATCATCTGGATCAACAAGGGATCTTTTGACATTAAAGTCTAAGGTAACAAACCCTGGAGATCTTTTAACTGGAGCAgcatcaattaataaagcGAAAGCAAGAACACTCAagatatttttcaacaacattgTTGGTTGAGCTTAACTTTAGATTAGTTATAAAGGAGTGAATGATAGTCGGTAATAAAGGAATGAATGATAGTCGGTAATAAAGGAATGAATGACTatttgaatgaatgaatgattgattgattgttggTGAAGAGAATTAAAACgtttgaagaaaattgtAGGATCCATAGGCATCTTTATATAGTTTTTGAATTCCCATAAATCATATTCGAGCTTACCATTTGAATGTATgatatttcaatatatCGTCAAGAATTCCAACTAATGGTTGCAAGAAACAGTGTTACTCTTCAATAAAAACGACCTGAGTTCACCCGATAAAACGTGATAtcgattttttttcttgccattattattttttgcaTACCTTGGTGTcttaaaattgttgatgatggtTATGTGATGCTAAGCATTGAGCTTTTTGAGGCAGATTTGTGTCAGGAACcgttttttctttctacATACTGCCCTAATCTTTAAATACCAAACTAAAAAAAGGGGATACCATTTAATATCCAATATCttattaatttgattaatatcTTTTTGGTGAAAATAATGTATATTAACTCCAATGTTGTGAGCCAGACTTTTTTGCAACTCATTAAATGGACCAAATAAAGAAAGGCGTGAAAACGTTWATCAGATTGAATTGCAGCATCAAATTAAAagcaacaaatcaaaatggCAAAATACACGacaaaaatttgtttcaaaacCGGTGTTGCTCCTAACCATTTATAGTGACAAGGCAAACGGAATTTATCAACATGCATGcaatttgataatgtttCAATGTCAAATTAATGCGGGCAATCAATGGAATGACTCTCTTAAAATTACCCATTCTGTTGAAACCGGCACCGGCACTATGTAAAGTACTACAATATGTAGTATTTCAACCATTATTGCATCGTCTAATCTCaaacaatatattttttaaaaagtTAAGGGGTTTTTGTATATTGTATATACTAGGATGGCAGTTGAGCCGGGTGATGCCAAGCGAATGAGACattgttttgaaattgaatttaacGTGGTATAGTTGTATTGTTTTCCGCACAACGGTGATACATTCTAACGCCTCCCGAGAATCAGTTGTATACATACATCAATGCACCAATCAGCCTCTAAGTTGCGTATTGGTAGGTTGAAGAAATATGTCAAATTTAAACATCAAGTCGATATAATATGATGATTGTTTCAAAACTACACGAGAAAAACGGTCGTTAATTCTCCAGTATATTTGATATACGAAAACTACTAAACTATGGAGATACCTGGAATATCCGAGGAAGCAGAGGTATTGTTTTGGTATGAATTGCGCTTGAAACAATATCCCTCGAGATTTATTGCCACAAATTGTATTCGAAAACTacacaaaaaattataGGAGTTAAGTACAGAATTTTGAGTAAAATTAATCATGAAACGTGAAGTAAATTTTGCAATATCAGCAGCTCTACTTAATAATAGTTAGACAAACCATTCAAAATatctgaagaagaagtacCTCTACCAAAGTCTTTACTAAAACAATATCACCAGATCTTATCAAGTCAGTTTAAGTTGTTAGTCTGCCAAATATTTCCTCCCAAAGTGAGTACCTATTAAGAATACTCTGACAGTCGCCATCTTCTAATAGAGTTggaaataaacaattcaaataagAACTTCCATTTGAGGCGTACTATGTCCCCAGCCACAACCCCTCTCCCccttttttcttgtcaaAGAGAATACACCAATTGTAAACTTCATTGTTCAAAGAACACCACAAAActtataatttttattcttctATAACTACAGTTgtatgaaaaaaagagcAACTTTAGCAAAATGATAGTCTAGAACATCTCATCAGAAACAATAACTAACAATACAACCTTARCCAAGAAACCAGGGCTGCAAATGctattcaacaaaaaatcaaatcatatATTACCAAACGTTTGGTTGGAATGActataaattcaaaaaatcattacATAATAAACATTGGTTCTTTTTCATACACTCCTTATGGAACGCATGATGgcaatttggaaaataaacaaagtTCTCTTGTACTAACAATTTGCCACATTTGCGACACGGTTCACCTGGTTCTATTATGGCCacatttgttttctttttgttataaatcacttttttcttcatttccCGCAAATGCTCAGACGAGTTATTCATATCTAACGACAAATGAACAATTCGTTTATTGTACTCATTTAGTGATTCAACTATCTCGtctttaaaattattaatcagTATCGTTTCCGGAAATAATGGCAAAAGGTCTTTCAAATCAAGCATTGAAACATTGTTGATGTGATGATGTAATGTTTCATTCAAGTCATCCAGTTTGTCGATTAGATATTTAGCAAATTTTAACCAAAGTTTTCTCTTGACATTATAATTTGCATCTTCAAGTTTAATTCCCTCTACTTGTTTGTCCTCGTCGTACTTGTTCAATATAAATTCAGCAAGACCAATCAAATCATGTTTGAGGGCAAGTTCTAAGGCTTGATCAAATAGGCCAATTTCAATGTAAATTAATACCGCAGGATGAAATTTTTCGTGAGATATACATAACCGAAGAATGAAATTGGTATCAAAATTGGATgtgaaattaatgaattttattatttgtttatcagTACCTGGTTTTGTAATTAATAAACACAAATAAGCATTGTTTAActgtttgtttttcttgtaGTGTTTATCCATAATGACTTGTTGTAAGAAATGGATTGCTTGCTCTTGGTGCTTCAAAAGTGCCGGTAAAAGTTTCTCATATTCCAAATCAAGTTTTAACCACGTTTCAGTCACTTTTGGGTAGTTCATTAACAAAATAGTGGCATTTTCataaattaattcaatatcTCCTTTAGTGTAAAGTTTTATTAATGTTTTAACCGCTAATgtccaattctttttatcaATGTAATACtttaaaatgaaattataatCTTCAATCAACTCAGCATAGAAAATCAACTTCTCagaattcaatatttgatacATTGTAGGACGATCAAGTAGCTTATAATTGGTTTTGATGAATTCATAAACTCTCGAATCATCATTTCTCACcatcaattcaataatccAAGCTGACAACACAATCATTCGGactttattctttttattcaatttggCCAACAAATATTCAATGAGTAAAGCATCAGATTGTTTATGGTTAAGTAACATCAAGcaaactttttcaaatggCTCAGTCAGTTTTGCCAATATCTGAATCCCCTGTATCTGTAAACTCAAGTCATCCGACAGTATTCCAAATCCACCACGTTGTAAATAATCATACCCCTGCTTAATCAAAACTAAATCACGTTTCAGAAAATTTGcctcatcatcttcatccaaatatttcaatgcCTCTGAATATTTTCCCATTTTGTAATAATCATACCAAACCAGGATTGACTCGTTTTCAATAACAAACTCGTAGATAGAGTTTTTGGTGTACACCCAATAGGTgttgaataaattatcCACCGCAATTCCTCGTATTTTGTTCTCAGAAAGGCTCAACTCTTGCAATTGCTTGTTAAGTTTGTTATATATCTTTAAAGAATTCCCTTCAATACCAATAAGATGGTGCGGTGTAAGTGCAATTTGCAGAAACTCCTCATCAACTCGATCCAATTGCATTTCCTCGTCGTTGGttattatttcattatcTGATGATATATACACATAGTTCTGTGGGTTTGACGTGAATATCCCAGGTGggttaattgatttgataacAGGTGCTGTTTGTTTAAATACTTTTTGCAACTCAACATATGAAGTATCAAAACAATCCCAGGTGTATAAACTGTTTGCTAAAACATTGATTTGAGAATAATCATTGGAAAACATTACTCCTTGTACTGGGGAATCGACTTTGTAGACCtgttttaatgatttttcatAAACGTAGATTATCCCGTCTTTTGTCCCCACCACCATATTGTGATTAGAAAATGCAATAGATGTGACTTCTATacttttgaatttcaaCGATTTAAATACCTTCTTTTCAAATGTATAGTACGTCTGTTTCTCAATCTGCACAATCAAAGTTTGACCATTTGGATTCAACCAAGCATTCGTTACTTTACCAGGCAACGCATAATTCTCCACCTGTGAAGGATTATCCAAATCAATCTTATAAACAACATTGGTTAATAGGATATACATTATATTGCTTGACACCAATAGCTTGTTAAGTTTATTCGATAAACTAAACTGTAAATGTACTGGTTCTAATTCAAATTTCGCTTGTTGTAGATTATCACATATTGACGCCTGTTGTTGATCTAATGAATGAACTGTATATGACGAATTGGTTTCCGACTTTATAGATTTGGTTTTATGCCCATTGGATGACATTCATAGAAGATTTAGAGGTTGTGGTTTAGTTGAAATGAATGGTAAGCTAAGTGAGTTGTCTGGTtgtaattattttttcttgccAGAAAATAGGTATCGAATGCAAACATTGGTTACtacaaacaataatttgttCTACACACCAAGAGTCCGAcaaattattcaacaagccaaaattgaattaaacaattgatgattttcCCCTATTAATTGGtcatttcaattgaatagCCCTCATTTGTTATTACGTAAATATCATTGCAAATAGGAGGCAATGCTGGTTGGTTGTGGGTTTACGAGACTATTCgcaattaattttttgtgtAGAGATTCCCGTGAtcactttttttcttcGGCTTTGCCCCCccttttaatttttttttccttccaTTGCTTTATCCAGAATTTCATTTGGCGTCTATATTTCCATCTTTTTTCCTTACacttggttttttttttctttgtttattcATTCCACAAGTTATTACAACTATGAATGTTttaaaattacaaaaaaagtATCCAGTATTGGATCAATCTGATTTATTCAGTATTATTGAAGATTTCCGTGCAATTGATTTAGATGATAAGGGATGGGtcgaaaaaaaagatgtcATTAATGCCGTTTCTAAAAAGGGGGAATACTCTTATGATCAAGCAAGAGAGACTTTAAAACaagttgatgttgatgcaTCTGGCCATGTTGAATTGGATGATTATGTGCAATTGATGGCTATATTGAAAGAAGATTCCTCATCTGCTACCCCACCTCCACCATCATCGACAATTTCTGGAAACTCCGCCACATCACCTTCTGTTGTTTCACCTAAATTTAAgaaaccaccaccacctaTCCCAACTGCCAATAGCAAGAACAAAACTTTCCTTGGGGGTAAAACATCAGGTACCACACATACTATTAACGATGAAGAAAGAACTGAATTTACAAGACACATTAACTCTGTTTTAGCAGGTGATCCAGAAATTGGCGATAGATTACCATTTGATACTGAGactttccaaatttttgatGAATGTAGAGATGGTTTGGTATTATCcaaattgatcaatgaTTCTGTGCCAGACACAATTGATACAAGAGTTTTAAATTTACCTAAACCTAAAAAGACTTTAAACAATTTCCAAATGTCAGAAAATGCCAATATTGTCATTAACTCAGCAAAAGCTATTGGGTGTGTTGTTGTCAATGTTCATTCAGAAGATATAATTGATGGGAAAGAACATTTAATTCTTGGTTTGATTTGGCAAATTATCAGAAGAGGATTATTGTCTAAAGTTGACATTAAATACCACCCAGAATTGTATCGTTTATTAGAAGACGATGAAACTTTGGAACAATTTTTACGTTTACCACCAgaacaaattttgttgCGTTGGTTCAATtatcatttgaaaaatgcTGGGTCACAAAGAAGAGTTACCAATTTCTCTAAAGATGTCAGTGATGGGGAAAACTATACTGTATTATTACATCAATTACAACCAGAATATTGTGATTTATCCCCATTAAAGACAAGTGATTTGTTGACTAGAGCTGAACAAGTTTTAACTAATGCCGATAAAATTGGATGCAGAAAATATTTAACACCAAATTCATTAGTTTCCGGTAATCCAAAATTAAACTTGGCCTTTGTGGCTCATTTGTTCAATACTCATCCTGGTTTACAACCAATTGAAGAACAcgaaaatattgaaattgaagaattcGATGCCGAAGGAGAAAGAGAAGCCAGAGTATTCACCTTGTGGTTGAACTCATTGGATGTTGATCCGCCAGTGGTGTCACTTTTCGAAGATTTAAAGGATGGGTTAGTTTTATTGCAAGCATACGATAAAGTTCTTCCTGGATCTGTGTCTTGGAAACATGtaaacaagaaaaacaatGGAGAAGTATCACGTTTCAAGGCATTGGAAAACACAAATTACGGGGTTGAAATTGGTAAAGCCAATGGATTTTCACTTGTTGGAATTGAAGGATCAGACATTGTTGAtggtaataaattattgacATTGGGGTTAGTTTGGCAATTAATGAGACGTAATATCGTTAAT includes:
- a CDS encoding SNAP receptor (Ortholog(s) have SNAP receptor activity, role in retrograde vesicle-mediated transport, Golgi to ER and SNARE complex, integral component of cytoplasmic side of endoplasmic reticulum membrane localization), with the translated sequence MPLTSIHTIESILSQINKDVQELDIPSIYQLSTTTTTANTIPKTSPYITRFKLLQIKNSLTNLNDQFHANFTSSNNKHYHNVKQTLDKLYINEIDEKLYIVDKLITQYDDANSPTTLNGDDQQQQNQQGEQNLQRGNSGVITNDEELSSLRQRLLSSSKLHQINQDNTSESDSTKLNEYHESIQDDIVNELSELTSTLKSKAIEFSNKLLNQDSDILQQTHDNLSINRTMFDTLNKNLNDYLLNKTGWSISIWTLLKFAVALIVIFVVMLLFIIIVPRIR
- a CDS encoding uncharacterized protein (Protein with similarity to S. pombe Nrd1p; transcription induced upon induction of hyphal growth; regulated by Cph1p, Efg1p, Cph2p; low-level expression; alkaline upregulated; fungal-specific (no human or murine homolog)) translates to MSFYPSQQPDPNEDMMMDHNQYQMYQQQNSQPMPQQSQIPMAGQIPQYSQFAPEHLFQQQQQQQGSEGFDGMNFVPPSQFNDFSNGGVGGYPQYEQQLFQQQQQQPQPFHQSEFQQPDFGVGMIPQHDQSQQQQHQQQQHQQQQGLPGMVGAPGQEAGNSRTVYLGNLPNDLEPHELLDYVRSGIIENVRIIPGKNCCFISFLDTNAALLMHSEFILKKINIKGYNIRVGWGKNTTIQPGVLQAVTNDGATRNVYLGNLSPSDISEEEIINDLSIYGPIECIKTIPEKGIAFVHFLSIASAIRCVNNLQSEKYPKVYYGKDRCAFITKTQQHNAAQYLGLAPGMEHIVTAADREFISSALVQQSAAAAQIATQAGGANNLGNRTVYLGNLHQDSSIEEICNVVRGGLLQSVRFLKERHVCFITFIDPIAAAQFFAMCQLHGLTIHNRRIKVGWGKHSGPLSNALSLAVSNGASRNIYIGNIVDFEYFNPAKLREDFTKFGDIEQINYLEEKNCAFINFINIANAIKAIDGIKSFEDYKNLKINFGKDRCGNLPRQFQNQLPLSTSLSSSSPSPAQNQSSAGVPPAFANDHDEDNNNQSLSTPQAEISSASPSSTTDIKSEALPIGGGALGIIEDGEFYKESTPF
- the SAP6 gene encoding aspartyl protease SAP6 (Secreted aspartyl protease; expressed during hyphal growth, oral carriage, infection; sap4,5,6 triple mutant defective in protein utilization as N source; virulence role affecte by URA3; N-glycosylated; rat catheter biofilm induced): MLLKNILSVLAFALLIDAAPVKRSPGFVTLDFNVKRSLVDPDDPTVESKRSPLFLDLDPTKIPVDDTGRNDGVDKRGPVAVKLDNEIITYSADITVGSNNQKLSVIVDTGSSDLWIPDSKAICIPKWRGDRGDFCKNNGSYSPAASSTSKNLNTRFEIKYADGSYAKGNLYQDTVGIGGASVKNQLFANVWSTSAHKGILGIGFQANEATRTPYDNLPISLKKQGIIAKNAYSLFLNSPEASSGQIIFGGIDKAKYSGSLVELPITSDRTLSVGLRSVNVMGRNVNVNAGVLLDSGTTISYFTPSIARSIIYALGGQVHFDSAGNKAYVADCKTSGTVDFQFDKNLKISVPASEFLYQLYYTNGKPYPKCEIRVRESEDNILGDNFMRSAYIVYDLDDKKISMAQVKYTSESNIVAIN